In Polaribacter sp. L3A8, a genomic segment contains:
- a CDS encoding DUF5686 and carboxypeptidase regulatory-like domain-containing protein — translation MKYFTFLLIFFTSLTALSQVKGRITDIKNNPLSFVSIYLNKTVTGTTSNDSGEYVLNVTKKGKQTIVFQILGYKTVKKKVNITAFPFELNIQLEEEDVQLAEFSISTKDNPANRIIKNVIASKEKNTDKYAKYTAKFYSRGLYKIKDAPEKFLGQNLGDFGGGLDSTRSGIIYLSETVSEIHFQKKPKKFKEKIIASKVSGEDNGISFNRAEDANINFYNNSVTFGNDLISPISTNAFSYYKYQLEGTFYEKSGKLINKIKIIPKRKNDRVFNGYLYIVEDDWALYGADVSVTGAQVNIPIVDVLYLKQNYNHSSENDAWVLISQSIDFKVDGFGFKLDGRFSSGYSDYNFNPRYHKDTFTNEVLSFEKEATEKDTVYWNALRPVPLTLEETSDYKFKDSLKLVRKSKKYLDSVDKKQNKFNVLSPIMGYTHRNSYKKWSVSYDGLIDDFSFNTVQGFNTSLGISFFKEQNHKGKWWNAGVKANYGLSDKRLRPTFFFTKKWNDISRPRMTISGGVTTAQFNDRNPIMKLNNTISSLLRRLNYLKIYEKEFAKISYSEEIKNGVYLSSSLEYANRKPLFNTTDYSFASKDNNGGYKSNNPLDRNDFENAAFTTHKMATLNVKGTFVFGQKYLSYPDSKFNIGNPKFPTVSVTYTKKFEAANSELNSDLFRINVRQDIDAGNYGKFVYNLKGGVFLEKKNIPFMDLLQANGNRLLFPLDGELNSFGLLEYYKFYTNDRYAEAHIEHNFKGAILGKIPLLNKLNFHLVGGAKTLIMADKKPYTEYSVGLDNIGFGKWRFLRVDYVKSFHAGIKSNGLLFRLSMF, via the coding sequence ATGAAATATTTTACTTTTTTACTCATTTTTTTTACCTCTTTAACTGCTCTATCTCAAGTAAAAGGAAGGATTACCGATATCAAAAACAACCCTTTATCATTTGTAAGTATTTATTTAAATAAAACGGTAACAGGCACAACTTCTAATGATAGTGGAGAGTATGTTTTAAATGTTACTAAAAAAGGAAAGCAAACAATTGTTTTTCAAATTTTGGGGTATAAAACCGTAAAAAAGAAAGTGAATATTACTGCTTTTCCTTTTGAATTAAATATTCAATTAGAAGAAGAAGATGTACAATTAGCGGAGTTTTCTATTTCTACAAAAGACAATCCTGCAAATAGAATTATTAAAAATGTAATTGCAAGTAAAGAGAAAAATACTGATAAGTACGCAAAGTATACGGCTAAATTTTATTCTCGTGGCTTGTATAAAATAAAGGATGCACCAGAAAAGTTTTTAGGTCAGAATTTGGGCGATTTTGGAGGTGGATTAGATTCTACAAGAAGCGGAATTATTTATCTTTCGGAAACTGTTTCTGAAATCCATTTTCAGAAAAAACCTAAAAAGTTTAAAGAAAAAATTATTGCCTCTAAAGTTAGTGGAGAAGATAACGGAATTAGCTTTAATAGGGCAGAAGATGCCAATATCAATTTTTATAATAACAGTGTAACTTTTGGTAACGATTTAATTTCGCCAATTTCTACCAATGCTTTTAGTTATTACAAATATCAATTAGAAGGCACTTTTTATGAAAAAAGCGGAAAACTAATCAACAAAATAAAAATCATCCCGAAAAGAAAAAATGACCGAGTTTTTAATGGTTATTTATATATTGTAGAAGATGATTGGGCTTTGTATGGTGCCGATGTTTCGGTAACGGGGGCGCAAGTAAACATCCCTATTGTAGATGTTTTGTATCTAAAACAGAACTATAATCATTCTTCAGAAAATGATGCTTGGGTTTTAATTAGTCAGAGTATCGATTTTAAAGTAGATGGTTTTGGTTTTAAGTTAGATGGACGCTTTTCTTCCGGATATTCCGATTATAATTTTAATCCTAGGTATCATAAAGATACTTTTACCAACGAAGTTTTATCCTTTGAAAAAGAAGCAACAGAAAAAGATACGGTGTATTGGAATGCTTTAAGACCGGTTCCGTTAACGTTAGAAGAAACATCAGATTATAAATTTAAAGACAGTTTAAAACTTGTTCGGAAATCTAAAAAATATTTAGATTCTGTAGATAAAAAACAAAATAAGTTTAATGTATTGTCGCCAATAATGGGATATACCCATCGAAATTCTTATAAAAAATGGTCTGTATCTTATGATGGTTTAATAGATGATTTTAGCTTTAATACCGTGCAAGGTTTTAACACCTCTTTAGGTATTAGTTTTTTTAAAGAGCAAAATCATAAAGGAAAATGGTGGAATGCAGGTGTAAAAGCTAATTATGGTTTATCTGATAAACGCTTAAGACCAACCTTCTTTTTTACTAAAAAATGGAATGATATTTCGAGACCAAGAATGACTATTTCTGGAGGAGTTACAACTGCCCAGTTTAATGATAGAAATCCTATCATGAAATTAAATAATACTATTAGCTCGCTACTAAGAAGGTTAAATTATTTAAAAATTTATGAAAAAGAGTTTGCTAAAATTTCTTATTCAGAAGAAATTAAAAATGGGGTTTATCTTTCATCATCTTTAGAATACGCAAATAGAAAGCCTTTATTTAATACTACAGATTATTCGTTTGCTTCGAAAGATAATAATGGAGGCTATAAATCTAATAATCCTTTAGATAGAAACGATTTTGAAAATGCAGCATTTACAACGCATAAAATGGCGACTTTAAATGTAAAAGGAACTTTTGTTTTTGGGCAAAAGTATTTGTCTTATCCTGATAGTAAATTTAATATTGGTAATCCTAAGTTTCCAACCGTTAGTGTTACGTATACTAAAAAGTTTGAAGCGGCTAACTCTGAGTTGAATTCAGATTTGTTTCGTATTAATGTGAGGCAAGATATTGATGCAGGAAATTACGGGAAGTTTGTGTATAATTTAAAAGGAGGTGTGTTTTTAGAAAAGAAAAATATTCCTTTTATGGATTTGTTGCAAGCTAATGGAAATCGTTTGCTATTTCCTTTAGATGGTGAGTTAAATAGTTTTGGGTTGTTAGAGTATTATAAATTTTATACAAATGATAGGTATGCAGAAGCGCATATAGAACATAATTTTAAAGGGGCAATTTTAGGTAAAATTCCGTTGCTAAATAAATTGAATTTTCACTTAGTGGGTGGAGCAAAAACGTTAATTATGGCCGATAAAAAACCGTATACAGAATATTCTGTAGGTTTAGATAACATTGGTTTTGGTAAATGGCGTTTTTTAAGGGTTGATTATGTAAAATCTTTTCATGCAGGAATTAAAAGTAACGGTTTGTTGTTTCGATTGAGTATGTTTTAA
- a CDS encoding MoaD/ThiS family protein, whose translation MKIQILFFGITTDLVGASNLDLEITDALTVVGFKNFLKKEYPQLKNINSYAIAVNESYAADELALKEGDVIAVIPPVSGG comes from the coding sequence ATGAAAATTCAAATACTTTTTTTTGGGATTACAACAGATTTAGTAGGTGCTTCAAATTTAGATTTAGAAATTACTGATGCTTTAACAGTTGTAGGTTTTAAGAATTTTTTGAAGAAAGAATATCCGCAGTTAAAAAATATCAATTCTTATGCTATTGCCGTTAATGAAAGTTATGCGGCAGATGAGTTAGCCTTAAAAGAAGGCGATGTAATTGCTGTGATTCCGCCAGTTAGCGGAGGGTAA
- a CDS encoding DUF3817 domain-containing protein, producing the protein MKNIFRLVSILEGISYLLLLFIATPIKYIQGDATYVKMLGMPHGILFMLYVVLAIVIKKEMNWSNKTLGIVLVASVIPFGTFYIDKKYCQK; encoded by the coding sequence ATGAAAAACATCTTTAGACTTGTAAGTATCTTAGAAGGAATTTCTTACTTATTATTGTTATTTATAGCAACACCAATTAAGTATATTCAAGGTGATGCAACTTATGTAAAAATGTTAGGAATGCCTCATGGAATCCTTTTTATGTTATATGTAGTTTTAGCTATTGTAATTAAAAAAGAAATGAATTGGAGTAACAAAACTTTAGGAATTGTTTTAGTTGCCTCTGTAATTCCTTTTGGAACTTTTTATATTGATAAAAAATATTGTCAAAAATAA
- a CDS encoding molybdenum cofactor biosynthesis protein MoaE — MERTSIKITSEKLDLQECYNFVEDDACGGISAFVGTVRNDTQGKEVLQLDFSTYKPMAIKEMQKIADLALEKFDIKKIAIHHAEGMLQVGEIPVIITTSSKHRKAAFEACEFAIDTLKETVPIWKKEYFADGEVWVNAHP, encoded by the coding sequence ATGGAAAGAACTTCAATAAAAATTACATCAGAAAAATTAGATTTACAAGAATGTTACAATTTTGTAGAAGATGATGCTTGTGGCGGAATTTCTGCATTTGTAGGTACAGTTAGAAATGATACACAAGGAAAAGAGGTGTTGCAGTTAGATTTTTCTACCTACAAACCAATGGCAATTAAAGAAATGCAAAAAATTGCAGATTTGGCTTTAGAGAAATTCGATATTAAAAAAATAGCCATTCATCATGCAGAAGGAATGTTGCAGGTTGGTGAAATTCCTGTAATTATAACTACTTCTTCTAAACATAGAAAAGCCGCTTTTGAGGCTTGTGAGTTTGCAATTGACACTTTAAAAGAAACGGTACCTATTTGGAAAAAAGAATACTTTGCAGATGGTGAGGTTTGGGTAAATGCACATCCGTGA
- a CDS encoding COX15/CtaA family protein, translated as MKSRFPKTVQIAIISVYLIFLAGAVVRMTGSGMGCPDWPKCFGYYIPPTAEEQITWKPNTEFKKGFIIIKDEALFVAEHTLKTTDKFNKSNWANYTKHDYAKFNKYHSWTEYINRLSSVLAGFVFLFLIYGATKFWKTDKRIPILAYTAFFLMLVEAWLGKTVVDTNLKPTIITIHMVIGLIIIALLLQLKFISSDKKKTYTYNSLFSKLLIVSAVFSLIQIAMGTQVRQFIDEQVKLYGFENKDYSLMNPSFKFYFHRSFTIAIVLVNLGLFYLNQAKDLGYRLVNWIVGLIFLETITGILMYYAEFPLGTQATHLLAGAVLFGLQYYLWVQSRKAVSSKQ; from the coding sequence ATGAAAAGTAGATTTCCAAAAACCGTACAAATTGCTATCATATCTGTCTACTTAATTTTTTTAGCAGGTGCTGTTGTTAGAATGACTGGTTCTGGAATGGGCTGTCCCGATTGGCCTAAATGTTTTGGCTATTATATTCCGCCAACCGCAGAAGAACAAATTACTTGGAAACCAAATACTGAGTTTAAAAAAGGTTTTATTATTATTAAAGATGAAGCACTATTTGTAGCAGAACACACTCTTAAAACTACAGATAAATTTAATAAGAGTAATTGGGCAAACTACACAAAACACGATTACGCTAAATTTAATAAATACCACTCTTGGACAGAGTACATTAACAGATTATCTTCTGTTTTAGCTGGTTTTGTCTTCTTATTTTTAATTTACGGAGCAACAAAATTCTGGAAAACAGACAAAAGGATTCCTATACTTGCTTATACTGCATTTTTTCTAATGCTTGTAGAAGCTTGGTTAGGAAAAACTGTGGTAGACACCAATTTAAAACCAACAATTATTACCATTCACATGGTGATTGGTTTAATTATTATTGCTCTTTTATTACAATTAAAATTTATTTCTTCGGATAAAAAAAAGACCTACACTTACAATTCGCTCTTTAGTAAATTGCTAATTGTATCTGCAGTTTTTTCTTTGATACAAATTGCAATGGGTACCCAAGTAAGACAATTTATAGACGAACAAGTAAAACTTTATGGCTTCGAAAACAAAGATTATAGTTTGATGAATCCTAGTTTTAAATTCTATTTTCACAGATCTTTTACAATTGCAATTGTCTTAGTAAATTTGGGTTTATTTTACCTAAATCAAGCAAAAGACCTAGGCTACAGGCTTGTAAACTGGATAGTGGGTTTAATTTTCTTAGAAACCATTACAGGTATTTTAATGTATTATGCAGAATTTCCTTTAGGCACACAAGCAACACACTTATTGGCAGGTGCAGTTTTATTTGGGTTGCAGTATTACTTATGGGTTCAGAGTAGGAAGGCAGTAAGCAGTAAGCAGTAA
- a CDS encoding cold-shock protein: MKKGTVKFFNESKGFGFVTEDDSNTEYFVHVSGLIDEIREGDAVEFDLKEGRKGLNAVDVRVL, from the coding sequence TTGAAAAAAGGAACAGTAAAATTCTTCAACGAATCTAAAGGATTTGGATTTGTAACAGAAGATGATTCAAACACAGAGTACTTTGTACATGTATCAGGATTAATTGACGAAATTAGAGAAGGTGACGCAGTAGAGTTCGACCTTAAAGAAGGTAGAAAAGGTTTAAATGCAGTAGACGTTAGAGTTCTATAA
- a CDS encoding ribonucleotide-diphosphate reductase subunit beta, with amino-acid sequence MEITHIIKRDSETTTFELEKIINAIEKAMLTVNNGSRNDAIAISNIVHGTLLERRLNEPDYMPTVEQVQDIVEYKLMDSPFHDVAKAYILYRDEQTRSRKPNIFEKRINLKPYDYPALGEYVDAIRHSYWIHTEFNYTSDIQDFKATLTSLEQNAIKNTMLAISQIEVAVKTFWGDIYKKMPKPEIGSVGATFAESEVRHHDAYSHLLEILGLNNEFKNLKKKPVIMKRVSYLEGALKNVNSEDNQEFSESIILFSLFIEHVSLFSQFLIIMAFNKHKNVLKGISNVVEATSKEEQIHGDFGIDLIKIIKEENPEWFSEEHNLLVQETCKEAFLSESKLIDWIFEKGELDFLPKDVIKEFIKNRFNNSLESIGISKIFDVDQVLLSETDWFDDEIIGTKHGDFFVKRSINYSKRTKSITSDDLF; translated from the coding sequence GTGGAGATTACGCACATTATAAAAAGAGACTCTGAAACAACCACTTTTGAGTTAGAGAAAATTATTAATGCTATTGAAAAAGCAATGCTTACTGTAAATAATGGCTCTAGAAATGATGCTATTGCAATTTCTAATATTGTACACGGTACTTTATTAGAGAGAAGGTTAAATGAGCCAGATTATATGCCTACAGTAGAGCAGGTTCAAGACATTGTAGAGTATAAATTAATGGACAGCCCTTTTCATGATGTGGCAAAGGCGTATATTTTATATAGAGATGAACAAACAAGAAGTAGAAAGCCTAATATTTTTGAGAAAAGAATAAACTTAAAGCCTTACGATTATCCTGCATTAGGAGAATATGTAGATGCTATTAGACACTCTTATTGGATACATACAGAATTTAATTACACGAGCGATATACAAGATTTTAAAGCAACTCTTACCAGTTTAGAACAAAATGCTATTAAAAATACCATGTTGGCAATTTCTCAAATAGAAGTAGCCGTTAAAACTTTTTGGGGAGACATTTATAAAAAAATGCCGAAGCCAGAAATTGGTTCTGTTGGTGCAACGTTTGCAGAAAGTGAAGTACGACATCACGATGCATATTCTCATTTATTAGAGATCTTAGGGTTAAACAATGAGTTTAAAAACTTAAAGAAGAAGCCTGTAATTATGAAACGTGTTAGTTACTTAGAAGGCGCGTTAAAAAATGTAAACAGTGAAGACAATCAAGAGTTTTCTGAATCGATAATTTTATTCTCTCTATTTATAGAGCATGTATCTTTATTTTCTCAGTTTTTGATTATTATGGCTTTTAACAAGCATAAAAATGTTTTAAAAGGAATTTCTAATGTGGTAGAAGCTACTTCTAAAGAAGAGCAAATTCATGGAGATTTTGGTATCGATCTTATTAAGATTATAAAAGAAGAAAACCCAGAATGGTTTAGTGAGGAGCATAATTTATTGGTTCAAGAAACTTGTAAAGAAGCATTTCTTTCTGAAAGTAAATTAATAGACTGGATTTTTGAAAAAGGAGAATTAGATTTTCTACCTAAAGACGTAATAAAAGAATTTATTAAAAATAGATTTAATAATTCTTTAGAGAGTATTGGTATATCAAAAATATTTGATGTAGACCAAGTATTATTATCTGAAACAGATTGGTTTGATGATGAAATTATTGGAACCAAACACGGAGATTTCTTTGTAAAAAGATCTATCAATTACAGTAAAAGAACTAAAAGTATAACTAGCGACGACCTATTTTAA
- a CDS encoding ribonucleoside-diphosphate reductase subunit alpha, which produces MNLNETATADLTEHEKLIQARNAARKEMLKDNKEPEITWLTENSRKFLQSGYLTGDTTPEERIREIADNAEGLLKIKGFSDKFYKYMAAGYYSLASPVWSNFGKKRGLPISCFGSHVADDMGDILFSQSEVGMMSKLGGGTSGYFGKLRERGADVKNNGSSSGSVHIMQLFEKMVDVVSQGSVRRGRFSPYLPIDHQDIKEFLEIGTEGNPIQELTHGVTVSDQWMQEMIDGDVEKRGLWAKVLQRRGEIGYPYILFRDNANNGTVDVYKDKNHEIYASNLCTEIMLPSNEDWSFVCCLSSINLVHYDEWKDTDAVETLAYFLDAVMQEFINKLEVYRDSADRDDQFTFRFMEKAYKFAKENRALGLGALGWHSLLQSKMLGFDSAEAYALNSEIFKVIKEKSYKASEEMAKLYGEPEVLKGYGRRNATLNAVAPTTSSAFILGQVSQGIEPIWSNIYVKDIAKIKTTIKNPVLEQLLEAKGQNTSDVWKSIRDNDGSVQHLSILTEHEKDVFKTYSEIDQNVIVYQAANRQNHIDQGQSINIMVHPDMPIKEVNSVYINAWKLGVKSMYYQHSMNAAQKFKQKKECASCEG; this is translated from the coding sequence ATGAACTTGAACGAAACAGCAACAGCAGACTTAACCGAACACGAAAAATTAATTCAAGCAAGAAACGCCGCTAGGAAAGAAATGCTTAAAGATAACAAAGAACCAGAAATTACATGGCTAACAGAAAATAGCCGTAAATTTTTACAGTCTGGTTATTTAACGGGAGATACTACTCCAGAAGAAAGAATCCGTGAAATAGCAGATAATGCAGAGGGTCTTTTAAAAATTAAAGGTTTTTCTGATAAGTTTTACAAATACATGGCTGCTGGCTATTATTCTTTAGCATCGCCAGTATGGTCTAACTTTGGTAAGAAAAGAGGTTTACCTATTAGCTGTTTTGGAAGTCATGTGGCAGATGATATGGGGGATATTTTATTCTCACAATCAGAAGTTGGTATGATGTCTAAACTTGGTGGAGGAACGTCTGGTTACTTTGGTAAGTTGCGAGAAAGAGGTGCAGATGTTAAAAATAACGGTTCTTCGTCAGGATCGGTTCACATTATGCAATTGTTCGAAAAAATGGTTGATGTTGTAAGTCAAGGTTCTGTAAGGAGAGGTCGTTTTTCTCCATATTTACCAATAGATCATCAAGATATTAAAGAATTTTTAGAAATAGGTACAGAAGGAAATCCAATTCAAGAATTAACGCATGGAGTTACAGTAAGTGACCAATGGATGCAAGAAATGATTGATGGAGATGTAGAAAAAAGAGGTCTTTGGGCAAAAGTTTTACAAAGAAGAGGAGAAATAGGATACCCTTACATACTTTTTAGAGACAATGCAAATAACGGAACGGTAGATGTTTATAAAGACAAAAACCACGAAATTTATGCAAGTAACCTTTGTACAGAAATCATGTTACCATCTAATGAAGATTGGTCTTTTGTTTGCTGTTTATCATCTATTAACTTAGTACATTATGATGAGTGGAAAGATACAGATGCTGTAGAAACATTAGCATATTTCTTAGATGCAGTAATGCAAGAATTTATCAATAAATTAGAAGTATATAGAGATTCTGCAGATAGAGACGATCAGTTTACGTTTCGTTTTATGGAGAAAGCCTATAAATTTGCAAAAGAAAATAGAGCATTAGGTTTAGGTGCTTTAGGATGGCATTCTTTATTACAATCTAAAATGTTAGGGTTTGATAGTGCAGAGGCGTATGCTTTAAACAGTGAAATCTTTAAAGTAATTAAAGAAAAATCATACAAAGCATCAGAAGAAATGGCAAAATTGTATGGAGAACCAGAAGTATTAAAAGGATATGGTAGACGTAATGCAACGTTAAATGCAGTTGCTCCAACTACTTCATCAGCATTTATATTAGGACAAGTATCACAAGGTATAGAGCCAATTTGGTCTAATATTTATGTAAAAGATATTGCAAAAATTAAAACAACAATTAAGAATCCTGTTTTAGAACAACTTTTAGAAGCTAAAGGACAAAACACATCTGATGTTTGGAAAAGTATTAGAGATAACGATGGTTCAGTTCAGCATTTAAGTATTTTAACAGAACACGAGAAAGACGTTTTTAAAACGTATTCAGAAATAGATCAAAATGTAATTGTATATCAAGCGGCAAATAGACAAAACCATATAGATCAAGGACAATCTATTAATATTATGGTGCATCCAGATATGCCAATTAAAGAAGTGAATTCAGTATATATTAATGCTTGGAAATTAGGTGTAAAATCTATGTATTACCAACACAGTATGAATGCTGCACAGAAGTTTAAACAAAAGAAAGAATGTGCTAGTTGCGAAGGGTAA
- a CDS encoding SMI1/KNR4 family protein — MTTKTILFIALGIVSFGVSLLVKKNKDQSNTTRKRMLAKVNQAKNIEKFRNSKDFQHPISSAIFNLLENFDVHDGVGKKLNDEEIKAIENKLQLDLPTSYKIFLKHFGDGGNWVFSQYIDSIQNFSWLSNYRNDFSETIELDGGKLLKVNSLLCLMTEDSNGGAWCWLTSEKDTNGEWELAYYMDNKLHYKVLNFTEWLNILTKEGVEVIRELDLEETLGLG, encoded by the coding sequence TTGACAACAAAAACAATACTCTTTATAGCTTTAGGAATCGTTTCTTTTGGAGTTTCTTTATTGGTTAAGAAGAATAAAGACCAATCTAACACAACAAGAAAGCGAATGTTGGCAAAAGTTAACCAAGCTAAAAATATAGAAAAATTTAGAAATTCAAAAGATTTTCAACATCCAATTTCAAGTGCTATCTTTAATTTATTAGAAAATTTTGATGTGCATGATGGGGTTGGAAAAAAATTAAATGATGAAGAAATAAAAGCAATAGAAAATAAACTACAATTAGATTTACCAACATCTTACAAAATTTTTCTAAAACACTTTGGTGATGGAGGTAATTGGGTTTTTAGCCAGTATATAGATAGTATTCAAAATTTTTCTTGGTTATCAAATTATAGAAACGATTTCTCAGAGACAATTGAATTAGATGGAGGAAAACTGTTAAAAGTAAATAGTTTATTATGTCTAATGACAGAAGATTCTAATGGAGGTGCTTGGTGTTGGTTAACTTCAGAAAAAGATACTAATGGAGAATGGGAATTAGCGTATTATATGGATAATAAACTTCATTATAAAGTTCTCAACTTTACAGAATGGTTAAACATCCTAACAAAAGAAGGAGTTGAAGTTATTAGGGAGTTAGATCTAGAAGAAACATTAGGTTTAGGTTAA
- a CDS encoding IS982 family transposase, with translation MISDSKIIEIFCSLDDFMKEFNLILNKNSISDGSTTKKRNRKFKMSDSEVMTILVIFHLKSYRNLKHFYLNHICKYRQDLFPDCVSYNRFVELQKKVTQPLAVFMKMYCLGDCTGISFIDSTPLKVCHYKREKQHKVFKDIAKKSYGTMGWYFGFKLHIVCNDKGEIIDFMFTPANVDDRFPLKQKKFHDKLFGKIFGDKGYIGKDLFERLFVDGIHLITKVRKNMKKKAMDYMDKVILRKRAIIETVNDVLKNTCQIEHSRHRSFDNFITNMISGLIAYSFLPKKPSIKIPNMLPNIAID, from the coding sequence ATGATTTCTGATAGTAAAATTATAGAAATTTTCTGTTCTTTAGATGATTTTATGAAAGAATTTAACTTAATTCTTAATAAAAACAGCATTTCTGATGGTTCAACAACTAAAAAACGTAATAGAAAGTTCAAAATGTCTGATAGTGAAGTGATGACCATACTTGTTATATTTCACCTAAAGTCTTACCGAAACCTTAAACACTTTTACTTAAACCATATTTGTAAATACAGACAAGATCTGTTTCCAGATTGTGTTTCTTATAATAGATTTGTAGAACTTCAAAAAAAGGTTACACAACCTTTAGCCGTTTTTATGAAAATGTATTGTTTAGGCGATTGCACAGGTATCTCTTTTATTGATTCTACTCCTTTAAAAGTATGTCACTATAAAAGAGAAAAACAACATAAAGTATTTAAAGATATTGCCAAAAAAAGCTATGGAACTATGGGGTGGTATTTTGGATTTAAACTACATATTGTCTGCAATGACAAAGGAGAAATTATTGATTTTATGTTCACTCCAGCCAATGTAGATGACAGATTCCCTCTCAAACAAAAGAAGTTTCACGACAAATTATTTGGAAAAATTTTTGGAGACAAAGGATATATTGGGAAAGATTTATTTGAAAGACTTTTTGTAGACGGAATTCATTTAATAACTAAAGTTCGAAAAAACATGAAAAAGAAAGCAATGGACTATATGGATAAAGTTATCCTAAGAAAAAGAGCAATCATCGAAACAGTAAATGATGTACTAAAAAACACTTGCCAAATTGAACATTCTAGACATAGATCTTTTGATAATTTCATAACAAATATGATCTCTGGATTAATTGCATATTCTTTTTTACCTAAAAAACCTTCTATAAAAATCCCGAATATGTTACCGAATATTGCGATTGATTAG
- the nhaA gene encoding Na+/H+ antiporter NhaA, with protein MIKKVFLTPFQKFMKIEGFSGILLLLSTIIALIWANSSFSDSYTALLDYKIGVTGENFELKKPLILWINDGLMAIFFFLIGLEIKREVLIGELNSIKKIAFPLFGAIGGVIAPVALFMLLNQNPDTFKGWGIPMATDIAFSLAVLNSLGKRVPLSLKIFLIAFAIVDDIEAVLVIAIFYSGAIKTTLLFIGLGLLAVLYFLSYKGYYFKFIMFFTGIVVWVLFLKSGVHPTVAGILLAFSVPIRQKIETATFLSQLENIYNDIKNATVLKKPILSNEQVGHMDELEDWSHKFQSPLQHLEHSLHGWVAYFIIPIFALANAGVLIDSSVGIEVPLVINIILCLVLGKGLGIPFIVLLAEKLNLVQIPSDVSVKQIFGVSFIAGIGFTMAIFIASLAFTSSPEYISSAKIGILLGSLISAVIGYFILRASTKPEVITEG; from the coding sequence ATGATAAAAAAAGTATTTCTTACACCGTTTCAAAAGTTCATGAAAATTGAAGGTTTTAGCGGAATTCTATTATTATTAAGTACCATAATTGCCTTAATTTGGGCAAACTCTAGCTTTAGCGATAGTTACACCGCTCTTTTAGACTATAAAATTGGTGTGACAGGAGAAAATTTTGAATTAAAAAAACCACTTATATTATGGATTAACGATGGTTTAATGGCTATTTTCTTCTTTTTAATTGGTTTAGAAATTAAAAGAGAAGTGTTAATTGGCGAGTTAAATTCAATTAAAAAAATAGCATTTCCATTATTTGGTGCCATTGGAGGCGTAATTGCTCCTGTTGCCTTATTTATGCTTTTAAACCAAAACCCAGATACCTTTAAAGGTTGGGGAATACCAATGGCCACAGATATTGCTTTTTCTTTGGCTGTATTAAATTCTCTAGGAAAAAGAGTGCCTTTAAGTTTAAAAATATTTTTAATAGCCTTTGCAATTGTAGATGATATTGAAGCTGTTTTAGTGATTGCCATTTTTTATAGTGGCGCAATTAAAACCACCTTATTGTTTATTGGTTTAGGTTTATTAGCTGTTTTATACTTTTTGTCTTACAAAGGGTATTACTTTAAATTTATTATGTTTTTTACCGGAATAGTCGTTTGGGTATTGTTCTTAAAATCTGGAGTTCACCCAACAGTAGCAGGTATTTTGTTAGCTTTTTCTGTACCAATAAGACAGAAAATAGAAACCGCCACATTTTTATCTCAATTAGAGAATATTTACAATGATATTAAAAATGCAACGGTATTAAAAAAACCTATTTTGTCTAATGAACAAGTAGGTCATATGGATGAATTAGAAGATTGGAGCCACAAGTTTCAATCTCCATTACAGCATTTAGAACATAGTTTACATGGTTGGGTGGCCTATTTTATCATTCCTATTTTTGCATTGGCAAACGCGGGTGTTTTAATAGATAGTTCTGTAGGTATAGAAGTGCCGTTGGTTATAAATATTATACTTTGTTTGGTTTTAGGTAAAGGATTAGGAATCCCTTTCATTGTATTACTTGCAGAGAAATTAAACCTAGTACAGATTCCATCTGATGTTAGTGTGAAACAAATTTTTGGAGTTTCCTTTATTGCAGGTATTGGTTTTACAATGGCAATTTTTATTGCTAGTTTGGCCTTTACCTCATCTCCAGAATACATTAGTTCTGCAAAAATAGGAATTCTTTTAGGTTCGCTTATTTCTGCCGTAATTGGGTACTTTATTTTAAGGGCGAGTACCAAACCAGAAGTTATTACTGAGGGATAA